The region GAGGAGTGAGGCTAAGGCTAAGAAAATTAGTCAAATAACCAAATAAACAAATAACCAAATAAACAAATAACCAAATAAACAATCTCCCAAATCTACATTACTAAATTTGTTAACTTATCAGTTATTTTAAAATCGTAATCAGGATAATCGAATATTGGCATTCTTTCTTTGGTTTCGCCTAAGGAATATCCATAAACGCTTTCGTATTCCGAAATATCTTCACCCATTTCTTCAATTTGTTTAATATATTCTTTCATCGTTTTGGATTCGATAATAATTATTCTATCCATTTTTTCGATAATAGGACTATGCTTTCTTGTGTGGTCATAATCGAATTCAAGAATACGTTTGCCAAAACGAGTAATACCTATAACTCTAAAGGTTAAGCTTTTTCCAACTCCAGGTAAATTCATAACATTCCTATCAGTAGAAAGGAAAGGAAGATTCAACTTTTTCTTTAGTTTTTCAAGATTCTCAACCATGTTTTCCGGATCATTTGATAAATCTTTTACGCTCTTATAATACTCTTTTGGTATTTCGCCAAGCACTTTTTCTTCAATTTGCTCTTGAACAGTTCGGGCATTTGTACTGTAATTATATTTATTTTCTAAATAACCTTTTACAGAAAAGGAGTAATAAGGTACTACCCCGACTTCGTTAAGCACTTTGCGTAATTTAGCTGTATGACCTCGCTTAGAAGCCGCAGCAGTAAAAACAAGCTGATTTGTTACTATCCAACCGGCAGATATTAATCTTTCAATTCCGAGTTTTGCTTCAGGTGTTATTTCCATTGCAGATTCAAAATGGGTTTGGATTATAAATTGTTTTATCCCGATTTTTGATGCTTTTTCTTTAAAGTTTGCTAATAATTTTATTAAATCAGTTGTAATTCTTTGAGGCAAATAAGCAGGTAGTCTTGTGCCAAGTCTTATTCTTAGCATTTCTGCATATTTCTCACCGTCTTTACGTTTTTTATTTGCTTCAATTTTTCGAACTGACATTTCATAAACAGCATCAAGTATTTTTTGAAGAGATTTATCTGAACTCATCAATGCATCGCCACCTGTTATTAATATGTCTCTTAATTGAGTATCATACTCAAAATATTTGAGCAACCTTTCAAGTTTTTCATCCCATGTTTCATTCGGTTTTAATTTGTCTAAGTTGAAATTAAGATTACCACTTTGAAAATCATACATCCGTTGGCACGAAACACAAAGTCCACCACATGCACGACCTACTGTATCAGGAATTAAAATTGATACTTCAGGATATCTTCTATGAACATTAGTGCCTGAAGGGAGAATCCATCCTGCTGCATTCGGTTTGCCTGGTTCTATAATATCTTCTTTTTCCCATGCTTCAATATTCCCGAATGTGTTTATAAGCTCGTTGCTTACAATTACATAATCTCTAATAGCATGATCGGAGCCTGGAGCAAAATTTGGTCGTTTGATATTAAGGAGAGACAAATAGTAAGGATTTATAAATAAAGGAATTCCTTTTTCTTGTGCATCATGAAGTTTTTGCATTATCCTTGGTGAAAGCGAAAAACCAAGCATCTCATTAAGTAATTCAGGCTTTCGTATGGCAAATCTTAAATGAAAAAGTCTTTCATTCCACCACTTATTTGCCTTGTCTATTTTTTCTTCCTGCGATAGTCCTTCTTCAAAATAATATTTATTATCCTTAATTTCACCAGTATCAATTTT is a window of Bacteroidota bacterium DNA encoding:
- a CDS encoding KamA family protein, which codes for MVKVKTKKKQKKEVKDIYYLDRVSINIESYNILRKILNENPTIYKILKSSQNRKEATEKIKQLVLDYFKDNELAYKYYKKELSGYEVMQKLSWQDFAAIRMMDYIKNNGEIFSSPNLEYTSPVKNQPFGVLWTAYKYGTGGAKPDFFEDMLHLFRQFNKTTTRELPSKEKVLEWMDKRPSGLDARMKQIRKKNRNRILKIFIKKIDTGEIKDNKYYFEEGLSQEEKIDKANKWWNERLFHLRFAIRKPELLNEMLGFSLSPRIMQKLHDAQEKGIPLFINPYYLSLLNIKRPNFAPGSDHAIRDYVIVSNELINTFGNIEAWEKEDIIEPGKPNAAGWILPSGTNVHRRYPEVSILIPDTVGRACGGLCVSCQRMYDFQSGNLNFNLDKLKPNETWDEKLERLLKYFEYDTQLRDILITGGDALMSSDKSLQKILDAVYEMSVRKIEANKKRKDGEKYAEMLRIRLGTRLPAYLPQRITTDLIKLLANFKEKASKIGIKQFIIQTHFESAMEITPEAKLGIERLISAGWIVTNQLVFTAAASKRGHTAKLRKVLNEVGVVPYYSFSVKGYLENKYNYSTNARTVQEQIEEKVLGEIPKEYYKSVKDLSNDPENMVENLEKLKKKLNLPFLSTDRNVMNLPGVGKSLTFRVIGITRFGKRILEFDYDHTRKHSPIIEKMDRIIIIESKTMKEYIKQIEEMGEDISEYESVYGYSLGETKERMPIFDYPDYDFKITDKLTNLVM